The following DNA comes from uncultured Methanobrevibacter sp..
TCTTCATCCACGATTCTAAAGTATCCGTCATCGTAGGTTATTCTATATGTTCCATCACCAAGGTCTTCTCTTGAAACCTCATGCTCTTTTGGATCCCAGCCGTCAATGACATCATCCACCTTATTGTCTGTTTTGTATTTGTCATTGTTGCTTGCGCTTGCTTTCTTCTTCACATAGATGTTTCCGCTAAGTGTAGCTTGCTTGTAGTTCTTGTTTCCATTATACTTAGCGCTTAATGTAAAGTTGTCTGCAATCAGGTCTTCTAATCTGCACTCTCCATTTTCATTTGTCTTGAGAGTGAAGTTTTCAGTGATTCCATTGCTTCCATGAGTGAGGTTTATCTCAATCCTTTGGCCTGCTATTGGAGTTTTGTTCTCATCTGAAAGCTTTAGTATCAGGCTGTCACCTTCAGTAAGGCTTTGGCTGCTTTCCATAGTTAAAATTGCAGTCTCTCCACTTCCAAATGGATTTGCCATGAGGAATATTCCAATTGCAAGAAGAATGATTACTGTAGTGCATATGATTATTATATCTCTTGAATTCATATTAACCCCCAATTGAATTTTAATTTTAGTTAATTAATATTATTATGGCACTCTTATTTTATTCTTTTCTATTTTTCAATCAACCACTTGAACTTTGGATTCATCATAAATTATTTTAAGCACTTTCTATAAATCATATCTTGTGATATAATCTAATATCCGAATTAGAAAACATATCACTTTAGTTATCAAATCATGTTAAGGGCGGTGTAAT
Coding sequences within:
- a CDS encoding carboxypeptidase-like regulatory domain-containing protein translates to MNSRDIIIICTTVIILLAIGIFLMANPFGSGETAILTMESSQSLTEGDSLILKLSDENKTPIAGQRIEINLTHGSNGITENFTLKTNENGECRLEDLIADNFTLSAKYNGNKNYKQATLSGNIYVKKKASASNNDKYKTDNKVDDVIDGWDPKEHEVSREDLGDGTYRITYDDGYFRIVDE